In Flagellatimonas centrodinii, a single window of DNA contains:
- the flgA gene encoding flagellar basal body P-ring formation chaperone FlgA has protein sequence MRSLSVIALLLLSSTSLQAADTLSLIRAAAVGASPFTEGEARLDPRVRVAPCTVPLQAQVTTATAEQATVQVGCTQPAWQLYVPVRAQGSAQVLVLARPLAAGERVGAEDIRAEPRARASLGYGALTDQAMVVGRQTRRALPAGRVLTPGDVLTPPMIRRGDTVTLVVDRGPVQIRMPGTALSDGAEGARIGVRNSRSGHRVEGIVRDAGRVEIPG, from the coding sequence ATGCGTTCACTTTCCGTCATTGCCTTGCTGCTGTTGTCGAGCACGTCGCTGCAGGCGGCCGACACGCTGTCATTGATCCGCGCTGCCGCCGTCGGTGCCAGCCCGTTCACCGAAGGCGAGGCGCGCCTCGACCCACGTGTCCGGGTAGCCCCCTGCACGGTGCCACTGCAGGCACAGGTGACCACGGCGACGGCCGAGCAGGCAACGGTTCAGGTTGGATGCACCCAGCCGGCCTGGCAGCTATACGTGCCGGTACGGGCCCAAGGCAGTGCACAGGTGCTGGTGCTGGCCCGCCCATTAGCGGCCGGGGAGCGGGTCGGTGCCGAGGATATCCGTGCCGAACCGCGCGCCCGCGCCAGCCTTGGCTACGGCGCCCTGACGGATCAGGCCATGGTGGTGGGTCGGCAAACGCGGCGTGCCCTGCCGGCCGGCCGAGTCTTGACGCCCGGCGACGTGCTCACCCCGCCGATGATCCGCCGCGGCGACACGGTGACCCTGGTGGTGGATCGCGGCCCGGTCCAGATCCGCATGCCGGGTACCGCCTTGAGTGACGGCGCCGAAGGCGCCCGGATCGGAGTCCGCAACAGCCGCTCCGGTCACCGCGTGGAGGGAATCGTCCGCGATGCTGGCCGGGTGGAGATTCCGGGGTGA